From one Diprion similis isolate iyDipSimi1 chromosome 7, iyDipSimi1.1, whole genome shotgun sequence genomic stretch:
- the LOC124407877 gene encoding facilitated trehalose transporter Tret1-like, whose product MTQSSGTLLLKYPLWLQWVGAFGVMLKLFACGLSVGWASPYLASFTSGTAPFPATTDEVSWMASTYQLGRFPGAILGAVGVQYLGGKIVIIVNAVALLISWILIIASNSVPWIYAARFLSGLCVEAANICYPLYLGDISSPNIRGTLMVLAINGLSLGIVAGYAIGPYVSMRVFSGIGVALIVGCIVIIALLPQSPYYLVSKNKIKEAENSIISYNRKADVDLEMDLVRKFIARTKSITFLDRLRELNLPQNRKYGLILIALIFFMQTSGMNVLITYTESIATRGMLSLISPSTMPITMGGLTILGAWTSMYFVDKFQRKTIWVFSTAGLSLNLIALGIHFYLLDIGVDPSYLQWLFILSVSIYGAFSSMGMGSIPYILLSELFGSNIRTLAICICCSVGGIAGFVGIYGYQYLLEVIAECYIYWITGVWVFAALIFGLVLVPNTKGKTLTEIQDDLLDN is encoded by the exons ATGACTCAAAGTTCGGGTACATTGTTATTGAAGTACCCATTATGGCTGCAATGGGTTGGTGCTTTTGGAG TGATGTTGAAGTTGTTTGCGTGCGGCCTGTCGGTCGGTTGGGCCTCACCCTACCTGGCAAGCTTTACGAGTGGAACTGCCCCGTTTCCGGCAACAACGGACGAGGTATCATGGATGGCGTCGACTTACCAGCTCGGTAGATTCCCCGGCGCAATATTGGGAGCAGTTGGCGTTCAATACTTGGGTGGAAAAATAGTGATAATCGTTAATGCAGTCGCTCTGTTGATTTCCTGGATCCTGATAATCGCCTCAAACTCCGTGCCCTGGATATACGCAGCCAGATTCCTTAGCGGACTATGCGTCGAAGCAGCGAATATCTGCTACCCTCTTTACCTCGGAGACATTTCAAGTCCCAATATAAGAGGCACTCTAATGGTCCTGGCGATCAACGGCTTGTCCCTCGGCATTGTTGCAGGATATGCAATAGGTCCCTACGTCTCAATGAGGGTATTTTCGGGGATCGGGGTTGCGCTCATCGTCGGTTGCATTGTGATCATTGCGCTGTTACCACAGTCACCTTACTACCTCGTGAGTAAGAACAAGATAAAAGAGGCGGAGAATTCGATAATCAGTTACAACAGAAAGGCGGATGTCGACTTGGAAATGGATTTggttcgaaaatttatcgccAGAACAAAGTCCATCACGTTCCTCGATCGATTGCGAGAATTGAATTTGCCCCAGAACCGAAAGTACGGTTTGATTTTAATCGCATTGATATTCTTCATGCAGACGTCCGGAATGAACGTTCTGATAACATACACGGAGAGCATCGCGACTAGAGGAATGCTGAGTTTGATCTCACCATCTACAATGCCAATCACAATGGGTGGCTTGACTATTCTGGGTGCTTGGACGTCAATGTATTTTGTTGACAAATTCCAGAGGAAAACAATCTGGGTATTTTCTACAGCCGGACTTTCCTTGAATTTGATAGCCTTGGGGATACACTTTTACCTTTTGGACATCGGCGTTGATCCCAGCTACTTGCAATGGCTCTTCATATTGTCCGTAAGCATATACGGTGCATTCTCCAGTATGGGAATGGGATCCATCCCGTACATACTTCTCAGTGAACTATTCGGGTCGAATATACGAACTCTGGCGATTTGCATATGTTGTTCTGTCGGTGGTATCGCTGGTTTTGTCGGTATATACGGTTACCAGTATCTGTTGGAAGTCATTGCCGAATGTTACATCTACTGGATAACCGGGGTTTGGGTATTCGCAGCTCTTATTTTTGGCCTCGTACTGGTACCAAATACAAAGGGAAAAACACTCACGGAAATTCAAGACGACCTACTGGATAATTAA